The Macrobrachium nipponense isolate FS-2020 chromosome 1, ASM1510439v2, whole genome shotgun sequence genome includes a window with the following:
- the LOC135220364 gene encoding uncharacterized protein LOC135220364, with the protein MWWASPAHPRICGVHCPPVPGHVTGPTYQSRDTWRPSPARPNTLAAPSRFSQNPWQASPTCPGTCSSPHPPILGNVTSHARLSRDTWWASPACTNPRGGPRPPVQGHLAVPPASPETRGPLIPGHVAGRHPPVLGPVVGVVRPSRDTWQASASRPGTYGGPRPPIPVHMAVPPQPVPGPVVRLACQSWDM; encoded by the coding sequence atgtggtgggcctcacccgcccatcccaggataTGTGGCGTGCACTGCCCACCAGTCCCTGGACACGTGACAGGCCCCACCTACCAGTCCCGAGACACGTGGCggccctcgcccgcccgtcccaatACCTTGGCAGCCCCTAGTCGCTTCTCCCAGAACCCGTGGCAGGCCtcacccacctgtcccgggacatgtAGCAGTCctcacccgcccatcctgggaaATGTGACGAGCCACGCCCGCCTATCCCGAGACAcatggtgggcctcgcccgcctgtacCAACCCCCGTGGtgggccccgcccgcccgtccagggGCACTTGGCGGTTCCCCCAGCCAGTCCTGAGACACGTGGCCCACtcatcccaggacacgtggcggggcgtcacccacccgtcctgggacccgtagTGGGGGTTgtccgcccatcccgggacacatggcaggcCTCAGCTTCCCGTCCCGGGACATATGGCGGTCCCCGGCCTCCCATCCCGGTACACATGGCAGTCCCCCCCCAGCCCGTCCCAGGACCTGTAGTGCGACTCGCCTGCCAGTCCTGGGACATGTAG
- the LOC135220363 gene encoding nascent polypeptide-associated complex subunit alpha, muscle-specific form-like has protein sequence MASLTRTSRDVWRAPPPRPGDHHVSQDTWRSPAARPSKHGGPLLPVQGPIAALPRQSQDMWRVPPSSPRIRGEPTRPLGTHGAPPPASPGTHGRPRPTIPIPVAGPSCLSRDPWWPSPAHLGTRGGPQPPVPKHAPPFPGPIAGLACQSLDTWPSPPASSVTCGGLTRLSQDTWRALPARLNTCGGPSLLFTWRASAAHPGTDVRPQLPVPIPVAGPSCLSQDLWPALPACPRTRAGPRPPVSGHTMGLACSQDTWWSPAANPSKRGGPCPPVGGLPIPGPKASLARQSQDTWRALPSDLGTRGSPHPPVPGHVAGLACPSQYLWWAPPTFHVAYLDRPSQDTWRASPAHPVTCGGPHLPVQGITTCPGTRGDPLPPVPVNMAVSSRLSRDP, from the exons ATGGCTAGCCTCACCCGCACATCCCGTGACGTGTGGCGGGCCCCACCTCCCCGTCCTGGGGAtcaccacgtgtcccaggacacgtggcgatCCCCTGCCGCCCGTCCCAGTAAACATGGCGGTCCCCTCCTGCCTGTCCAGGGACCCATAGCAGCCCTCCCCCGCCAgtcccaggacatgtggcggGTCCCACCTTCCAGTCCCAGGATACGTGGCGAACCCACGCGCCCTCTTGGAACACATGGGGCCCCCCCACCTGCCAGTCCCGGGACACACGGCAGGCCTCGCCCAACCATCCCGATTCCCGTGGCGGGCCCCtcctgcctgtcccgggacccgtggtggcCCTCGCCTGCCCATCTtgggacacgtggtgggcctcAGCCGCCCGTCCCCAAACAC GCCCCGCCCTTCCCAGGACCCATAGCAGGCCTCGCCTGCCAGTCTCTGGACACATGGCCTTCCCCACCTGCCAGTTCCGTGACATGTGGTGGCCtcacccgcctgtcccaggacacgtggcgggccttgcccgcccgtctcAATACCTGTGGTGGACCCAGCCTGCTTTTCACGTGGCGGGCCTCggccgcccatcctgggacagaTGTCAGGCCCCAACTGCCAGTCCCAATACCCGTGGCGGGCCCTTCCTGCCTGTCCCAGGACCTGTGGCCAGCCCTGCCTGCTTGTCCCAGGACCCGTGCAGGCCCTCGCCCGCCCGTCTCAGGACACACGATGGGCCTCGCCTGCTCCCAGGACACGTGGTGGTCCCCAGCTGCCAATCCCAGTAAACGTGGCGGTCCTTGCCCTCCTGTTGGGGgcctgcccatcccaggacccaaAGCCAGCCTTGCCCGCCagtcccaggacacatggcgggccCTACCTTCTGATCTTGGGACACGTGGCAGCCCtcacccacccgtcccaggacacgtggcaggcctcgcctgcccgtcccaaTACCTGTGGTGGGCCCCGCCTACTTTTCACGTGGCGTACCTCgaccgcccatcccaggacacatggcgggcctcgcccgcacATCCCGTGACATGTGGCGGGCCCCACCTCCCCGTCCAGGGGAtcaccacgtgtcccgggacacgtggcgatCCCCTGCCGCCTGTCCCGGTAAACATGGCGGTCTCCTCCCGCCTGTCCAGGGACCCATAG